One window from the genome of Toxotes jaculatrix isolate fToxJac2 chromosome 17, fToxJac2.pri, whole genome shotgun sequence encodes:
- the cdc25b gene encoding M-phase inducer phosphatase 2 produces MESAHGFGSTSPVNPVSKGRPDGIPGLSSLSLPELSSQNAHCRNLFSPGPATVLSPVTNLALDMNNLAGLGSHCDTPKRRKHAPLEKVPSFASDVSSDAGLGMDPPSPMDPGEVEDTFEKAIQRSSQVVNERIPIRRINSLPLQLLGFSPSLKGQETDSPRYGIFSQQPSQLNASSSQHDNKENMPEEGFEFKKPTNPVSRGRVRSFNSGQSKDAFACRPSSAPALMFSSPPPVQQLDFHDSSPMFLRRSSLTSSLNDDDDDGFLEVLDDNMESDSSMPMGMASLLTAPLVSDRAGEDSPVIRCRPRNLFRSPSMPSPVSRPCAKRPDCPGDENTPVRVKRRRSLAGTQVTTLEQNPESPRMGCSFLQRSKSFCQAEIEKLLDGEGASNELIGDFTKPFALPTVEGKHQDLKYITSDMMMEALKGQFNHVVERVIVIDCRYPYEFEGGHIKGALNLHLEEQVEEFLLRTPIVPSCPEKRIVIIFHCEFSSERGPRMCRFVRERDRAMNDYPALHYPELYILKGGYKDFFPHFQSQCEPQSYRPMHHEDFKEDLRKFRLKSRTWAGERSKRDMYSRLKKL; encoded by the exons ATGGAGTCGGCTCATGGTTTTGGCAGCACCAGTCCTGTTAATCCTGTTTCGAAAGGAAGGCCCGACGGGATCCCCGGGCTTTCCTCGCTCTCTCTGCCCGAGCTGAGCTCACAGAACGCGCACTGCAGGAATCTGTTCTCCCCTGGACCCGCGACTGTGCTGTCTCCTGTCACCAATTTGGCTCTGGACATGAACAATTTAGCTGGACTCGGAag CCATTGTGATACCCCGAAAAGGAGAAAGCATGCACCCCTTGAAAAGGTTCCCTCCTTTGCCTCTGACGTCTCATCTGATGCTG GCCTCGGCATGGATCCCCCGAGCCCCATGGACCCTGGCGAAGTGGAAGACAC ATTTGAAAAGGCTATTCAACGGTCAAGCCAAGTTGTCAACGA GAGGATACCAATTCGAAGGATCAACTCATTGCCA ctgcagctcctgggTTTCAGTCCATCACTGAAGGGACAGGAAACAGATTCTCCCCGCTACGGAATATTCAGCCAGCAACCCTCCCAACTAAATGCCTCCTCCTCTCAACACGACAACAAAGAGAACATGCCGGAG GAGGGCTTTGAATTCAAGAAACCAACCAATCCGGTGTCACGGGGTCGTGTGCGCTCCTTCAACAGCGGACAGTCGAAGGACGCGTTCGCCTGCCGCCCCAGCTCAGCACCAGCCCTCATG ttctcctcacctcctccagtCCAGCAGCTGGACTTTCATGATTCCAGCCCCATGTTCCTGAGACGTTCCTCCCTCACCTCGTCTCTAAACGACGACGATGACGACGGCTTTTTGGAAGTGCTGGACGACAACATGGAG AGCGACTCGAGCATGCCAATGGGAATGGCCAGCTTGCTCACTGCCCCGCTGGTGTCTGACAGAGCAGGAGAAGACTCT CCTGTGATTCGCTGCCGGCCACGAAACCTGTTCCGCTCGCCCTCCATGCCCAGTCCAGTCTCCCGTCCCTGTGCGAAGCGCCCCGACTGCCCCGGAGATGAGAACACGCCAGTCAGGGTGAAGAGACGTCGTAGCCTGGCAGGAACACAAGTCACCACCCTGGAACAAAACCCTGAATCCCCTCGGATG GGCTGCTCGTTTCTCCAGAGGTCCAAGTCCTTCTGTCAGGCAGAGATCGAGAAGCTGCTGGACGGTGAGGGCGCTTCGAATGAGCTAATAGGAGATTTCACCAAG CCTTTTGCGTTGCCCACAGTGGAAGGAAAACATCAAGACCTCAAGTACATTACCTCAGACATG ATGATGGAAGCTCTCAAGGGCCAGTTTAACCACGTAGTTGAGCGAGTTATTGTCATCGACTGCCGCTACCCCTACGAATTTGAGGGAGGACATATCAAG GGAGCCCTGAACCTGCACctggaggagcaggtggaggagttCCTCCTCAGGACCCCCATCGTTCCGTCCTGCCCAGAGAAACGAATCGTCATCATCTTCCACTGCGAGTTTTCGTCGGAGCGCGGCCCCCGAATGTGCCGCTTTGTCAGGGAGCGAGACCGCGCCATGAACGACTACCCCGCACTCCACTACCCTGAACTCTACATCCTCAAGGGCGGATACAAAGACTTCTTCCCTCATTTTCAG TCACAATGTGAACCTCAGTCCTACCGGCCCATGCACCACGAGGACTTCAAGGAGGACCTCAGGAAGTTTCGCCTCAAGAGTCGCACCTGGGCCGGGGAGCGCAGCAAAAGAGACATGTACAGCCGCCTGAAGAAGCTGTGA